One Brachybacterium kimchii genomic window carries:
- a CDS encoding ParB/RepB/Spo0J family partition protein yields the protein MHDLTIHHVPVADLALLPGNPRQGDVGAVVESMRTNGVYQPIIVNQGTLTGRPLEVIAGNHRAQAAQQLGMATVPAILLDLDDDAATRIALADNRTSDLADYDTAALVVMLQSLDGYAGTGYDGDDLDDLLRDLAGPPEKPTPTPSGPTERLCPSCGYDLNQGD from the coding sequence GTGCACGACCTCACCATCCACCACGTACCAGTCGCTGACCTCGCGCTCCTCCCGGGCAACCCCCGCCAGGGCGACGTCGGCGCCGTCGTGGAGTCCATGCGGACCAACGGCGTGTACCAGCCGATCATCGTCAACCAGGGCACGCTCACGGGCCGGCCGCTGGAGGTCATCGCCGGGAACCACCGGGCGCAGGCCGCCCAGCAGCTCGGCATGGCCACGGTCCCCGCGATCCTCCTGGACCTGGACGATGACGCCGCCACCCGTATCGCCCTCGCGGACAACCGCACCAGCGACCTCGCGGACTACGACACGGCCGCGCTCGTGGTCATGCTCCAGTCTCTCGACGGGTACGCGGGCACCGGCTACGACGGCGACGACCTGGACGACCTCCTCCGCGACCTCGCCGGCCCACCGGAGAAGCCGACCCCCACACCGTCCGGCCCGACGGAGCGCCTCTGCCCGTCGTGCGGCTACGACCTGAACCAGGGGGACTGA